In Rhinoderma darwinii isolate aRhiDar2 unplaced genomic scaffold, aRhiDar2.hap1 Scaffold_429, whole genome shotgun sequence, a single window of DNA contains:
- the LOC142711561 gene encoding putative G-protein coupled receptor 139, protein MTMEEPWIRTLQKLFYPIMCVFGLPASLVTMAVLWKGNLDMSKSIVYYLVALAVANFLLILVVTVFRDIFYFYVDITLWWPEPICGASNWIYFTCVYSLTWLTVAFSVDRYIIVCCMKLKLRFCKSSVTRWVIVGVYVCAFFVAMPTFWMYVPVRTTQPDGTIFHICTLHRNLSSIPFLSVYDHIQTTVWIVFPLISLVLTNGLTVWTISVTTRVRQGLKGSPTGKHLEDPEVTRRKKSVTLLAMISISFLAHWLPKMVVKVLERFTYPPVNRYNFYHPVNVVRMLCNMLIVFSSFSNMCIYSLTVTKFREELFRGAKFVLEFLYNNPRSPFPPSQPTEIFTIQDTTQLTVTMEKRGG, encoded by the exons ATGACGATGGAGGAGCCGTGGATCCGGACTCTGCAGAAGCTCTTTTATCCCATCATGTGTGTGTTCGGGCTACCTG CCAGCCTGGTGACCATGGCCGTACTGTGGAAGGGGAACCTGGACATGTCCAAGTCCATTGTCTACTACCTGGTGGCCTTAGCTGTGGCCAATTTCCTACTCATCCTTGTGGTAACGGTTTTCCGGGATATCTTCTACTTCTACGTGGACATCACTCTGTGGTGGCCTGAGCCCATCTGCGGGGCCAGTAACTGGATCTATTTCACTTGTGTCTACTCCCTCACGTGGCTTACCGTGGCCTTCTCTGTTGACCGTTACATCATTGTATGTTGCATGAAGCTGAAGCTCAGGTTCTGTAAGTCCTCCGTCACGCGGTGGGTCATCGttggtgtgtatgtatgtgcatttTTTGTGGCCATGCCGACCTTCTGGATGTACGTGCCAGTCCGTACCACCCAACCAGACGGGACCATCTTCCACATTTGTACCCTACATCGCAACCTGAGTTCGATACCATTCTTGTCGGTCTACGACCACATCCAGACCACCGTTTGGATAGTCTTCCCACTCATATCCTTAGTCTTAACCAATGGCTTGACGGTCTGGACCATCAGTGTGACCACCAGAGTTCGACAAGGCCTGAAGGGATCACCTACTGGGAAGCATTTAGAGGACCCGGAGGTGACGAGGAGGAAAAAGTCTGTGACTCTCCTCGCAATGATTTCCATCTCATTTCTGGCTCACTGGTTGCCTAAAATGGTTGTCAAAGTGTTGGAGAGATTCACGTATCCGCCGGTCAACCGCTACAACTTCTACCATCCAGTCAACGTGGTGAGGATGTTATgcaacatgctgattgtcttcagtTCATTCAGTAATATGTGTATCTACTCCCTCACCGTCACCAAATTCAGGGAGGAACTGTTCAGAGGGGCCAAGTTTGTCCTCGAGTTCCTCTACAATAATCCTCGCTCGCCCTTCCCTCCTTCTCAACCTACAGAAATATTCACAATACAGGACACAACGCAGCTGACTGTCACCATGGAGAAGAGGGGGGGCTGA
- the LOC142711559 gene encoding coiled-coil domain-containing protein 166-like: MPPKKKSPRKPSKSSRAEVPEQVEEGCEETEVVVSEKEERLQEEHNQLGAEQEGLRRRLEQLRRDNEFLQEEAERVRVESQEYLLYMSKRSQRRQDVIISLNDQNQRELQNIQQHKQELEDKFSAEEQTLRDLLLRREAELTNLRRELEELEPMRRLQKEQMSLIKRLGDDVLAHRGKHAGALLRVKSAFLRGKTQCQQNSEQQLNQLTQKAQEEAKKALQEVSTRVKEENQSLRQELLHLIHQYRLQQVQKRKLEEKNTELLREQQCRNEVVNVQRKLKMTSMPPKP; this comes from the coding sequence ATGCCACCGAAGAagaagtcaccaagaaaaccatctaAATCCTCCAGAGCTGAAGTTCCTGAGCAGGTGGAGGAGGGATGTGAAGAGACGGAGGTTGTGGTCAGTGAGAAGGAAGAACGGCTGCAGGAAGAACACAACCAGCTGGGGGCAGAGCAGGAGGGACTGAGGAGACGACTGGAGCAGCTGCGGAGGGACAATGAGTTCCTTCAAGAAGAGGCCGAGAGGGTCCGAGTGGAGAGCCAGGAGTACCTGCTGTACATGAGCAAGAGGAGCCAGCGCCGCCAGGACGTCATCATCAGCCTGAACGACCAGAACCAGCGGGAGCTGCAGAACATCCAACAACACAAGCAAGAACTGGAGGACAAATTCTCTGCCGAAGAACAGACCTTGAGGGATCTCCTGCTCAGGAGAGAAGCCGAACTCACCAACCTGAGGAGggaactggaggaactggagccCATGAGAAGGCTTCAGAAGGAGCAAATGTCACTCATCAAACGTCTGGGTGATGACGTCCTGGCCCACCGGGGGAAGCACGCCGGGGCCCTCCTAAGGGTGAAGAGCGCCTTCCTGCGAGGGAAAACCCAATGTCAGCAGAACTCTGAGCAGCAGCTCAACCAGCTGACCCAGAAGGCCCAGGAGGAGGCCAAGAAGGCCCTGCAGGAGGTGAGCACCAGGGTCAAGGAGGAAAACCAGAGCCTGAGACAGGAGCTGCTCCATCTCATCCACCAATACCGACTCCAGCAAGTCCAGAAGAGAAAGCTGGAGGAGAAGAACACGGAGCTGCTGAGGGAGCAACAATGCCGGAACGAGGTGGTGAACGTTCAGAGGAAGCTAAAAATGACCTCCATGCCCCCGAAACCTTAA